One genomic region from Jiangella sp. DSM 45060 encodes:
- a CDS encoding ThuA domain-containing protein, translating into MAQPGPRRRARHPRRPSALVAVVALIAGLLAALGAQAPVAGAHPGHGGYSILVFSKTAAFRHDSIPAGIAALQQLAAEHEFTVTATEDAAAFTDENLAQYDAVVWLSTTGDVLNDEQQAAFERYIQAGGGYAGVHAASDTEYDWPWYGELVGAYFQGHPRNQDATVTVADRTHPSTAHLPQDWQRFDEWYSFRTNPRGSVHVLASLDESTYDPEANPMGLDHPIAWCQTYDGGRSWYTAGGHTTESYSEPEFLQHLLGGIETAAGATAADCGGTSWDSFDKVPLDTGTANPMELDVAADGRVFYVERAGEVRMIDPASSQTTVVGTLDVYTQREDGLLGIALDPDFVNNGWLYLYYSPDGTEAEQRLSRFTLTGTTLDLASEVQLLEVPVDRAVSGHAGGSLSFDAAGNLYLATGDDTNPFESEGYAPIDERPGRASFDAQRSSSNTNDLRGKVLRIHPEPDGSFTVPDGNLFAPGTAQTRPEIYAMGFRNPFRIEVDGETGALLVGDYGPDAPQADPDRGTEGQVEWNRITAAGNYGWPYCHGAGPFRDWDFATSTAGPPFDCANPVNDSPNNTGLTQLPPVTAPDIYYGRSETGTNTPEMGTGGGAMAGPVYRYDDALDSDVKWPEYYDGAALFYEWTNTEDGYVRPFDNDVWEFRLDGDAVHDVNPLLTSMDFLRPMDMTFGPDGALYVIEWGTGFGGDNADSGIYRIEYTGVGTRPVAQAAADPTSGALPLTVRFSSDGSGHPSGLPVTYHWAFGDGAESTDPNPEHTYTVAGQYSARLTVTADDGATRSQTVQITAGNTAPEVTLDPPADGGFFDFGDDIAYGIDVTDAEDGSTGDGISCDGVDLQVLFGHAGHAHPVEVLPGCEGAVATSTDAGHPAGEDLFWVLEARYTDQGGAGVGALTGRDLHVLQPKLKEAEHFQTMSGIQLEATSDPRGGRQNIGFIDDGDYISYDPMNLAGIDAITYRFASGGSGGRIEIRSGAPDGPLVGDSGFIEPTGGWQSWKDVTVPVEDPGGTHELFFVFRHEPGSTGLFNLNYLKFRGKGVSVDARPEIWSVEATPPSGELPYEVTLSAEATDPEGQDLTYTWDLGDGTTATGAQVTHTYELSGVYRPTVTVTDAAGSAAHDSVRVEAVPQASPPIECADPGSDPAPDDEFDGDRLDGCRWDAVVRPDLNRFRVEGGQLKIDTTPTNLFDQHNNAPNLMLQTMPEGDWVVETRVSGDVCERWQQGGLLVYESDQTFLKLDYVGTSPVGEPCARKIEMRHEIDDIFQPAFPEVTLPDGVTTWWLRLEKSGSTYTGYYSADGVTFEQVGVIENDRLATADVGLYAFGQEQTQATTVAFDWFHVLESGPPDACPDSDESPTVVIRDVDSGVTNHERADGCTVEDLIEDEKEWPNEGRFLMHVRSVTQHLVHDGVLTRTERAAVIDAAARS; encoded by the coding sequence ATGGCTCAGCCCGGACCACGCCGGCGCGCCCGGCACCCGCGCAGACCGTCCGCCCTCGTCGCGGTCGTCGCCTTGATCGCCGGGCTGCTGGCCGCGCTCGGCGCACAGGCGCCCGTGGCCGGCGCCCACCCGGGCCACGGCGGCTACTCGATCCTCGTGTTCAGCAAGACCGCCGCGTTCCGGCACGACTCCATCCCGGCCGGCATCGCCGCGCTCCAGCAGCTGGCCGCCGAGCACGAGTTCACCGTCACCGCCACCGAGGACGCCGCCGCGTTCACCGACGAGAACCTCGCCCAGTACGACGCGGTGGTCTGGCTGTCGACCACCGGTGACGTGCTGAACGACGAGCAGCAGGCGGCGTTCGAGCGCTACATCCAAGCGGGCGGCGGCTACGCCGGCGTGCACGCCGCGTCCGACACCGAGTACGACTGGCCGTGGTACGGCGAGCTGGTCGGCGCCTACTTCCAGGGGCACCCGCGCAACCAGGACGCCACCGTCACCGTCGCCGACCGCACCCATCCGTCGACGGCTCATCTCCCCCAGGACTGGCAGCGCTTCGACGAGTGGTACAGCTTCCGCACCAACCCGCGCGGCAGCGTGCACGTCCTGGCCAGCCTCGACGAGAGCACGTACGACCCCGAGGCGAACCCGATGGGCCTGGACCACCCGATCGCCTGGTGCCAGACCTACGACGGCGGGCGCTCGTGGTACACCGCCGGCGGCCACACCACGGAGAGCTACTCCGAGCCGGAGTTCCTGCAGCACCTGCTGGGCGGCATCGAGACCGCGGCGGGCGCGACGGCGGCCGACTGTGGCGGCACGTCGTGGGACAGCTTCGACAAGGTCCCGCTCGACACCGGCACCGCGAACCCGATGGAGCTGGACGTCGCGGCGGACGGGCGGGTGTTCTACGTCGAGCGGGCCGGCGAGGTCCGGATGATCGACCCGGCGAGCAGCCAGACGACCGTCGTCGGCACGCTGGACGTGTACACGCAGCGCGAGGACGGGCTGCTCGGCATCGCGCTGGACCCGGACTTCGTCAACAACGGCTGGCTCTACCTCTACTATTCGCCGGACGGCACGGAGGCCGAGCAGCGGCTGTCGCGGTTCACGCTGACCGGCACGACGCTCGACCTCGCCAGCGAGGTGCAGTTGCTGGAGGTGCCGGTCGACCGGGCGGTGTCCGGGCACGCGGGCGGCTCGCTGAGCTTCGACGCGGCCGGCAATCTGTACCTGGCGACCGGCGACGACACCAACCCGTTCGAGTCCGAGGGCTACGCGCCCATCGACGAGCGGCCCGGCCGCGCCTCGTTCGACGCCCAGCGCAGTTCGTCGAATACCAACGACCTGCGCGGCAAGGTGCTGCGCATCCACCCCGAGCCCGACGGCAGCTTCACCGTCCCCGACGGCAATCTGTTCGCGCCCGGCACCGCGCAGACCCGCCCGGAGATCTACGCGATGGGCTTCCGCAACCCGTTCCGCATCGAGGTCGACGGCGAGACCGGCGCGCTGCTGGTCGGCGACTACGGGCCGGACGCGCCGCAGGCGGACCCGGACCGCGGCACCGAGGGCCAGGTCGAGTGGAACCGCATCACCGCCGCCGGCAACTACGGCTGGCCGTACTGCCACGGCGCCGGCCCGTTCCGCGACTGGGACTTCGCCACCAGCACCGCCGGCCCGCCGTTCGACTGCGCGAACCCGGTCAACGACTCGCCGAACAACACCGGCCTGACGCAGCTCCCGCCGGTCACGGCGCCCGACATCTACTACGGCCGCTCCGAGACCGGCACCAACACGCCCGAGATGGGGACCGGCGGCGGCGCGATGGCGGGCCCGGTCTACCGCTACGACGACGCGCTGGACTCCGACGTCAAGTGGCCCGAGTACTACGACGGCGCCGCGCTGTTCTACGAGTGGACGAACACCGAGGACGGCTACGTGCGGCCGTTCGACAACGACGTCTGGGAGTTCCGCCTCGACGGCGACGCCGTCCACGACGTGAATCCGCTGCTCACCAGCATGGACTTCCTACGCCCCATGGACATGACGTTCGGCCCGGACGGCGCGCTGTACGTGATCGAGTGGGGGACGGGGTTCGGCGGCGACAACGCCGACTCCGGCATCTACCGCATCGAGTACACCGGCGTGGGCACCCGGCCGGTCGCGCAGGCGGCCGCCGACCCGACGTCCGGCGCGCTGCCGCTGACGGTGCGGTTCAGCAGCGACGGATCCGGCCACCCGAGCGGCCTGCCGGTGACGTACCACTGGGCGTTCGGCGACGGTGCGGAGTCCACCGACCCGAACCCGGAGCACACGTACACCGTCGCCGGCCAGTACTCGGCCCGTCTGACGGTGACGGCGGACGACGGCGCGACCCGCTCGCAGACCGTCCAGATCACCGCCGGCAACACGGCGCCGGAGGTCACGCTCGACCCGCCCGCCGACGGCGGCTTCTTCGACTTCGGCGACGACATCGCGTACGGCATCGACGTCACCGACGCCGAGGACGGCTCGACCGGCGACGGCATCTCCTGCGACGGCGTCGACCTGCAGGTGCTGTTCGGGCACGCGGGCCACGCGCACCCCGTCGAGGTGCTGCCGGGCTGCGAGGGCGCCGTCGCCACCAGCACCGACGCCGGGCACCCGGCCGGCGAGGACCTGTTCTGGGTGCTGGAGGCCCGTTACACCGATCAGGGCGGCGCCGGCGTCGGCGCGCTGACCGGGCGCGACCTGCACGTCCTGCAGCCGAAGCTCAAGGAGGCCGAGCACTTCCAGACGATGAGCGGCATCCAGCTCGAGGCCACCAGCGACCCGCGCGGCGGCCGGCAGAACATCGGGTTCATCGACGACGGCGACTACATCTCCTACGACCCGATGAACCTCGCCGGCATCGACGCGATCACCTACCGGTTCGCGTCGGGTGGCAGCGGCGGTCGCATCGAGATCCGCTCCGGCGCGCCCGACGGCCCGCTGGTCGGCGACAGCGGGTTCATCGAGCCGACCGGCGGCTGGCAGTCCTGGAAGGACGTCACCGTCCCGGTCGAGGACCCCGGCGGCACCCACGAGCTGTTCTTCGTCTTCCGGCACGAGCCCGGCTCGACCGGCCTGTTCAACCTCAACTACCTGAAGTTCCGCGGCAAGGGCGTGTCGGTCGACGCGCGGCCGGAGATCTGGTCGGTCGAGGCGACGCCGCCGTCCGGCGAGCTGCCCTACGAGGTGACGCTGAGCGCCGAGGCCACCGACCCGGAGGGTCAGGACCTCACCTACACCTGGGACCTCGGCGACGGCACGACGGCCACGGGTGCGCAGGTCACGCACACCTACGAACTGTCCGGCGTCTACCGCCCGACGGTGACCGTCACCGACGCCGCGGGATCGGCGGCGCACGACTCCGTCCGCGTCGAGGCCGTGCCACAGGCGTCGCCGCCGATCGAGTGCGCCGACCCGGGCAGCGACCCGGCGCCCGACGACGAGTTCGACGGCGACCGGCTGGACGGCTGCCGCTGGGACGCCGTCGTCCGGCCCGACCTCAACCGGTTCCGCGTCGAGGGCGGTCAGCTGAAGATCGACACCACTCCGACCAACCTGTTCGACCAGCACAACAACGCGCCGAACCTCATGCTGCAGACGATGCCCGAGGGCGACTGGGTGGTCGAGACCCGGGTCTCCGGCGACGTCTGCGAGCGCTGGCAGCAGGGCGGCCTGCTGGTCTACGAGAGCGACCAGACCTTCCTCAAGCTCGACTACGTCGGCACGTCGCCGGTCGGCGAGCCGTGCGCCCGCAAGATCGAGATGCGCCACGAGATCGACGACATCTTCCAGCCAGCGTTCCCTGAGGTCACCCTGCCCGACGGCGTGACGACGTGGTGGCTGCGGCTGGAGAAGTCCGGCTCGACGTACACCGGGTACTACAGCGCCGACGGCGTGACCTTCGAGCAGGTCGGCGTCATCGAGAACGACCGCCTCGCCACGGCCGACGTCGGGCTGTACGCGTTCGGCCAGGAGCAGACGCAGGCCACCACCGTCGCGTTCGACTGGTTCCACGTGCTGGAGTCCGGACCGCCGGACGCCTGCCCCGACTCCGACGAGAGCCCGACGGTCGTCATCCGCGACGTCGACTCCGGCGTGACGAACCACGAGCGCGCCGACGGATGCACCGTCGAGGACCTCATCGAGGACGAGAAGGAGTGGCCGAACGAGGGGCGGTTCCTGATGCACGTCCGCAGCGTGACCCAGCACCTCGTGCATGACGGCGTGCTGACCCGCACCGAGCGCGCGGCCGTCATCGACGCCGCCGCCCGCAGCTGA
- the dusB gene encoding tRNA dihydrouridine synthase DusB translates to MLTTVPSVAPLRLGSLRVGPPVVLAPMAGVTNAAFRRLCAEQGAGLYVCEMITSRGVVERDEKTLNMLVFADNEDVRSVQLYGVDPYYVGEAVKVLAGDFGVAHVDLNFGCPVPKVTRKGGGAALPYKRGLLEAILRSAVAAAGPYGIPVTMKTRKGIDDDHLTYLDAGRIAEDAGCAAIALHGRTAVQHYSGEADWSSIAALKEQVGIPVLGNGDIWEAADAVRMLDATGADGVVVGRGCLGRPWLFRDLAAVLSGAPAPSLPSLGEVAAMMRRHAELLAELMGEDRGLRDMRKHMAWYLKGFIAGSQVRASLGMVSTLADLDALLAELDPSQPYPEAELGQPRGRQGSPRKVALPAGWLDDTDGVTGDLADAELDISGG, encoded by the coding sequence GTGCTGACCACCGTGCCGTCCGTCGCCCCGTTGCGGCTGGGATCGCTGCGGGTCGGCCCGCCGGTCGTGCTCGCGCCGATGGCCGGCGTCACCAACGCCGCGTTCCGCCGGCTCTGCGCCGAGCAGGGCGCCGGGTTGTACGTGTGCGAGATGATCACCTCCCGCGGCGTCGTCGAACGCGACGAGAAGACGCTGAACATGCTGGTCTTCGCCGACAACGAGGACGTCCGCTCGGTCCAGCTCTACGGCGTCGACCCCTACTACGTCGGCGAGGCCGTCAAGGTCCTGGCCGGCGACTTCGGCGTCGCCCACGTCGACCTCAACTTCGGCTGTCCCGTGCCCAAGGTCACCCGCAAGGGCGGCGGTGCGGCGCTGCCGTACAAGCGCGGGCTGCTCGAGGCCATCCTGCGCTCGGCCGTCGCCGCCGCGGGCCCGTACGGCATCCCCGTCACCATGAAGACCCGCAAGGGCATCGACGACGACCACCTCACCTACCTCGATGCCGGGCGCATCGCCGAGGACGCCGGCTGCGCCGCCATCGCGCTGCACGGGCGCACCGCCGTCCAGCACTACTCCGGCGAGGCCGACTGGTCGTCCATCGCCGCGCTGAAGGAGCAGGTCGGCATCCCGGTGCTCGGCAACGGCGACATCTGGGAGGCCGCCGACGCCGTCCGCATGCTCGACGCCACCGGCGCCGACGGCGTCGTCGTCGGCCGGGGGTGTCTAGGGCGGCCGTGGCTGTTCCGCGACCTGGCGGCCGTCCTGTCTGGCGCGCCCGCGCCGTCGCTGCCGTCGCTGGGCGAGGTGGCCGCCATGATGCGCCGCCACGCCGAGCTGCTCGCCGAGCTCATGGGTGAGGACCGCGGGCTGCGCGACATGCGCAAGCACATGGCCTGGTACCTCAAGGGCTTCATCGCCGGCTCCCAGGTCCGCGCTTCACTCGGCATGGTGTCGACGCTGGCCGACCTCGACGCGCTGCTGGCCGAGCTGGACCCGTCCCAGCCGTACCCCGAGGCCGAGCTGGGCCAGCCGCGGGGGCGGCAGGGGAGTCCGCGCAAGGTCGCCCTTCCCGCCGGCTGGCTCGACGACACCGACGGCGTCACCGGCGATCTCGCCGACGCCGAGCTCGACATCTCCGGCGGCTGA
- a CDS encoding glycine--tRNA ligase, producing MPAPVDAIVSLAKRRGFVYPTGEIYGGTRSAWDYGPLGVELKENVRRQWWRSMVQQRDDVVGLDSAVILPREVWVASGHVEEFVDPLVECQSCHRRHRADQLEEEHAARTGLPVAGGLAEVPCPTCGAKDSWTEPRMFNGLLKTFLGPVESDEGLHYLRPETAQGIFANVVNVMNSSRKKPPFGIAQVGKSFRNEITPGNFIFRTREFEQMEMEFFVAPGTDEQWYEYWLQERWDWYLGLGLSEHNLRRYEHPKEKLSHYSKRTVDIEYRFGFGATEFAELEGVANRTDFDLTTHAKHSGQELSFFDQEKGERWTPYVIEPAAGLTRSVLAFLLDAYDVDEAPNAKGGVDTRHVLRLDPRLAPVKVAVLPLSRNADLSPKARDLATRLRSRWNVEFDDAGAIGRRYRRQDEIGTPFCVTVDFATLEDDAVTVRDRDTMHQERIGIDRVEAYLGERLPTC from the coding sequence GTGCCTGCGCCCGTCGACGCCATCGTCTCCCTCGCCAAGCGCCGTGGTTTCGTCTATCCGACGGGTGAGATCTACGGCGGTACGCGCTCGGCCTGGGACTACGGGCCGCTCGGCGTGGAGCTGAAGGAGAACGTCCGCCGCCAGTGGTGGCGTTCCATGGTGCAGCAGCGCGACGACGTCGTCGGCCTCGACTCCGCGGTCATCCTGCCGCGCGAGGTGTGGGTCGCGTCCGGACACGTCGAGGAGTTCGTCGACCCCCTGGTCGAGTGCCAGTCCTGCCACCGCCGCCACCGCGCCGACCAGCTGGAGGAAGAGCACGCCGCCCGCACCGGCCTGCCGGTCGCCGGCGGGCTGGCCGAGGTGCCGTGCCCCACCTGCGGCGCGAAGGACTCCTGGACCGAGCCGCGCATGTTCAACGGCCTGCTCAAGACGTTCCTGGGCCCGGTCGAGTCCGACGAGGGGCTGCACTACCTGCGGCCCGAGACCGCGCAGGGCATCTTCGCCAACGTCGTCAACGTCATGAACTCCTCGCGCAAGAAGCCGCCGTTCGGCATCGCGCAGGTGGGCAAGTCGTTCCGCAACGAGATCACGCCGGGCAACTTCATCTTCCGCACGCGCGAGTTCGAGCAGATGGAGATGGAGTTCTTCGTCGCGCCGGGCACCGACGAGCAGTGGTACGAGTACTGGCTGCAGGAGCGGTGGGACTGGTACCTCGGGCTGGGGTTGTCCGAGCACAACCTGCGCCGGTACGAGCACCCGAAGGAGAAGCTCTCGCACTACTCGAAGCGCACCGTCGACATCGAGTACCGCTTCGGCTTCGGCGCCACCGAGTTCGCCGAGCTCGAGGGCGTCGCCAACCGCACCGACTTCGACCTCACGACGCACGCCAAGCACTCCGGCCAGGAGCTCAGCTTCTTCGACCAGGAGAAGGGTGAGCGCTGGACGCCGTACGTCATCGAGCCGGCCGCCGGGCTGACCCGCTCGGTGCTCGCGTTCCTGCTCGACGCCTACGACGTCGACGAGGCGCCCAACGCCAAGGGCGGCGTCGACACCCGGCACGTGCTGCGCCTCGACCCCCGGCTGGCGCCGGTGAAGGTGGCCGTGCTGCCGCTGTCGCGCAACGCCGACCTCTCGCCGAAGGCGCGCGATCTCGCCACCCGGCTGCGTTCGCGCTGGAACGTCGAGTTCGACGACGCCGGCGCCATCGGCCGCCGCTATCGCCGTCAGGACGAGATCGGCACCCCGTTCTGCGTCACCGTCGACTTCGCCACGCTCGAGGACGACGCCGTCACCGTCCGCGACCGCGACACCATGCACCAGGAGCGCATCGGCATCGACCGCGTCGAGGCGTATCTCGGGGAACGGCTGCCCACGTGCTGA
- a CDS encoding YibE/F family protein encodes MNAVHVHGTEPAPPAGPHVRRLVLAVLIPLVLATIAGLIVLWPDGDPPSIQAGVRTDGTILAVEPCQDVVETPPTPEGEDTAAECLQARVRVDAGPDDGTETVVPLPFGVGAPEFHDGDAVVLSALPDAPLETRYEVLDFQRDVPLLWLAGLFAVAVVVLSGWKGLAALGGLGVSMVVLLVFVLPALLTGESPLPVAVVGASLIMIVTLYLAHGLSIRTSVALIGTLVSLALTGVLGSLFTSLASFTGLAGEASSYLGTVNADIDLRGLLLAGLVIGALGVLDDVTVTQSAAVWELAAADATASRRSLLGAGLRIGREHVAATVNTLVLAYVGASLPLLMLFSVAGQSVTDVITTEAVAQEIVRALVGGLGIIAAVPVTTLLAVLAVRGRSARPAGRRRKPMSSTLEA; translated from the coding sequence GTGAACGCCGTGCACGTCCACGGCACCGAACCCGCGCCACCGGCCGGGCCGCACGTGCGCCGGCTGGTGCTGGCCGTGCTGATCCCGCTGGTCCTGGCCACCATCGCCGGGCTGATCGTGCTCTGGCCCGACGGCGACCCGCCCAGCATCCAGGCCGGCGTCCGCACCGACGGCACCATCCTGGCCGTCGAGCCGTGCCAGGACGTCGTCGAGACCCCGCCGACGCCCGAGGGCGAGGACACCGCCGCCGAGTGCCTGCAGGCGCGGGTCCGCGTCGACGCCGGGCCGGACGACGGCACCGAGACCGTCGTGCCGCTGCCGTTCGGCGTCGGCGCGCCCGAGTTCCACGACGGCGACGCGGTCGTGCTCAGCGCGCTGCCCGACGCGCCGCTGGAGACCCGCTACGAGGTGCTCGACTTCCAGCGCGACGTGCCGCTGCTCTGGCTGGCCGGGCTGTTCGCCGTCGCCGTCGTGGTGCTGTCGGGCTGGAAGGGGCTGGCGGCGCTCGGCGGGCTGGGCGTCTCGATGGTCGTGCTGCTGGTGTTCGTGCTGCCGGCGCTGCTGACGGGGGAGTCGCCGCTGCCGGTGGCGGTCGTCGGGGCGTCGCTGATCATGATCGTGACGCTGTACCTCGCGCACGGGCTGTCCATCCGCACGTCCGTCGCGCTGATCGGCACGCTGGTCAGCCTCGCGCTCACCGGGGTGCTCGGCTCGCTGTTCACGTCGCTGGCCAGCTTCACCGGGCTGGCCGGCGAGGCGTCGTCGTACCTCGGCACCGTCAACGCCGACATCGACCTGCGCGGACTGCTGCTGGCCGGGCTGGTCATCGGCGCCCTCGGCGTGCTCGACGACGTCACCGTCACGCAGAGCGCCGCCGTGTGGGAGCTGGCCGCCGCCGACGCGACGGCGTCGCGGCGGTCGCTGCTCGGCGCAGGGCTGCGCATCGGCCGCGAGCACGTCGCGGCGACCGTGAACACGCTGGTCCTGGCCTACGTCGGCGCCTCACTGCCGCTGCTCATGCTGTTCAGCGTCGCCGGCCAGAGTGTGACCGACGTCATCACGACCGAGGCGGTGGCGCAGGAGATCGTCCGCGCGCTGGTCGGCGGCCTCGGCATCATCGCCGCGGTGCCGGTCACGACGCTGCTGGCGGTCCTGGCCGTCCGGGGACGATCGGCCCGGCCGGCTGGACGGCGCCGCAAGCCCATGTCGTCTACCCTCGAAGCTTGA
- a CDS encoding antibiotic biosynthesis monooxygenase produces MLVVTRYRVPPTDAVPFRDRARRALEVLATRPGWRGGHVGRAADDPELWVVSSEWENVGSYRRALSSYEAKLEAVPLLSLAIDEPTAFEVVATVDHTGASVRAADADEVGLGQAAAPVVPTDFDRGERA; encoded by the coding sequence ATGCTCGTCGTCACCCGCTACCGGGTCCCGCCCACGGACGCGGTGCCGTTCCGCGACCGCGCCCGGCGCGCACTCGAGGTGCTCGCGACCCGGCCCGGCTGGCGCGGCGGCCACGTCGGCCGCGCGGCAGACGATCCCGAACTGTGGGTGGTCAGCAGCGAGTGGGAGAACGTCGGCTCGTACCGCCGCGCGCTGTCGTCGTACGAGGCCAAGCTCGAGGCGGTGCCGCTGCTGTCGCTGGCCATCGACGAGCCGACGGCGTTCGAGGTCGTCGCGACGGTCGACCACACGGGCGCGAGCGTCCGGGCCGCCGACGCCGACGAGGTCGGGCTCGGCCAGGCCGCCGCTCCCGTCGTCCCCACTGATTTCGACCGCGGCGAGCGCGCGTGA
- a CDS encoding DUF6703 family protein — protein sequence MPQNRQPRRNPNRRPAAPGAGSRAPRSGGSRRPAPSGPPPRSSARARIEAVSYPVLVKLTAAPKWLLGIVTAGILLGGLLAPSPIGPALLGLVVLFLAWLLVLAWPRLAAGQRLSRGFIVVALGGLVIARAGGWLA from the coding sequence GTGCCGCAGAACCGCCAGCCACGCCGCAACCCGAATCGCCGGCCCGCCGCGCCCGGCGCCGGGTCGCGCGCGCCGCGGTCCGGCGGCAGCCGCCGCCCCGCCCCGTCCGGCCCGCCGCCCCGGTCGAGCGCGCGGGCCCGCATCGAGGCGGTCAGCTACCCCGTCCTGGTCAAGCTCACGGCCGCGCCCAAGTGGCTGCTCGGCATCGTGACGGCGGGCATCCTGCTCGGCGGCCTGCTGGCGCCGTCGCCCATCGGCCCGGCGCTGCTCGGTCTGGTGGTGCTGTTCCTGGCCTGGCTGCTGGTGCTGGCGTGGCCGCGGCTCGCCGCCGGGCAGCGGCTGAGCAGAGGGTTCATCGTGGTGGCGCTCGGCGGCCTGGTCATCGCCCGGGCCGGCGGCTGGCTGGCCTGA
- a CDS encoding iron ABC transporter substrate-binding protein, with protein sequence MTRRRSRTALAAGLVAAVLGLTACSDDGAEPDAVAGASDDALVVYNAQHEQLTQEWADAFTDETGIEVVLRNGSDSELGNQLVQEGDQSRADVFLTENSPAISLVENAGLLAPVDQTTLDQVPAQYRPSSGRWTGIAARSTVFVYDPDELTEAELPASITDLAGPAWKGRWGAAPGGADFQAIVSAILELEGADATSAWLDGMKDNATVYQNNIATMKAVNAGEIPGGVIYHYYWYRDQDGTKENSGNTQLHYFRNQDPGAFVSVSGGGVLASSQNQDDAQAFLAFLTGSTGQEILGTGYSMEYPVASGVAANPALPPLDTLQAPQVDPSALNSVEVTDLMTDAGLL encoded by the coding sequence ATGACCCGCCGCCGCTCCCGCACCGCGCTCGCCGCCGGCCTCGTGGCCGCTGTGCTCGGCCTCACCGCCTGTTCCGACGACGGCGCGGAGCCCGACGCCGTCGCGGGCGCCTCCGACGACGCCCTGGTCGTCTACAACGCCCAGCACGAACAGCTCACCCAGGAGTGGGCCGACGCCTTCACCGACGAGACCGGCATCGAGGTCGTCCTGCGCAACGGATCCGACTCCGAACTGGGCAACCAGCTGGTCCAGGAGGGCGACCAGTCGCGGGCGGACGTGTTCCTCACCGAGAACTCCCCCGCCATCTCGCTGGTCGAGAACGCCGGCCTGCTGGCGCCCGTCGACCAGACCACGCTGGACCAGGTGCCCGCACAGTACCGGCCCTCGTCGGGGCGGTGGACCGGCATCGCGGCCCGCTCGACCGTCTTCGTCTACGACCCGGACGAGCTGACCGAGGCCGAGCTGCCCGCGTCGATCACGGACCTCGCCGGACCCGCGTGGAAGGGCCGCTGGGGCGCGGCGCCGGGCGGTGCGGACTTCCAGGCGATCGTCTCGGCGATCCTGGAACTCGAGGGCGCCGACGCCACCAGCGCCTGGCTGGACGGCATGAAGGACAACGCCACCGTCTACCAGAACAACATCGCGACCATGAAGGCCGTCAACGCCGGCGAGATCCCGGGCGGCGTCATCTACCACTACTACTGGTACCGCGACCAGGACGGCACCAAGGAGAACAGCGGCAACACCCAGCTGCACTACTTCCGCAACCAGGACCCGGGCGCGTTCGTCAGCGTCTCCGGCGGCGGCGTCCTCGCCTCCAGCCAGAACCAGGACGACGCGCAGGCCTTCCTGGCGTTCCTCACCGGCAGCACCGGCCAGGAGATCCTCGGCACCGGCTACAGCATGGAGTACCCGGTCGCGAGTGGTGTCGCCGCCAACCCCGCGCTGCCGCCGCTGGACACCCTGCAGGCGCCGCAGGTCGACCCGTCGGCGCTCAACAGCGTCGAGGTCACCGATCTGATGACGGACGCAGGGCTGCTCTAG